GGGCTTCTTCAGAGGCCCTGTCGAGACGCGGACCAGAGCGCTGAGCGGTCTTCCAGGTCTCGAGGAGCACCCGGAGCTCCTCTCCAGCGGGCTTCCACTGGATCTTGGCCGGCTCGGTGCCGGCGAGACGCTCGGCAGCCTCGACGATGGCCGTCCGTGCAGCCAGAGCGACCTCCTTCGCAGCAATCCGGTCGGCATCGAGCTCAGCCCTGCGGGCAGCGGCGATCTCGCGGATGGCGTCGACCCGGGTCCGCAGTCCGTCGAGGTCGCCGACAGCTGCTGGCTCGGCGATCTCGTCGGAGATCTTCGCGAGCGTCGCATCGATCTCCTTGGGTGCGAGCTCTGCGGTACCGAGGCGTGCCTCGAAGAGCGCGATCTTGGCCTGGAGATCGAGGAAGCGGCGGACGTACAGGCTCATCGCCTCGTCCGGGGTGACGCCAGGGAACTGGCCGACGACGCGTTCGCCGGCGCTGTCGGTGACATAGACCGTCCCGTCGTCGTCCACCCGTCCGAACGCACGCGCTGCCTTGGTCTGAGCGATCTCGTCCGGGATGACGGCGACCGCGGGCGCGGCACGGTCGGCAGGTGCCGAGGCATTCTGCTGCGGCGCTGCAGCCGGACGCGGGACGGGGCGCGGGGTGGGACGGGGGACCGGCGCGGGGCGCGGGGTCGCCGGTGCGGGCGCTGCCGGAGCGGCTTCCTCAGGTGCAGGTGCAGGTGCAGACTCAGCCTCGGCCTCGGCCGACGAGCCCTCTGGCGACGGCGCGGCCTCCGGTGACGGGGGGACCTGAGCAGCGGGGGTCGGCGTCGCCTGAGCGTCAACCGAGACCTCCACGATGTCCGTGGTCGCATCCGGTGTGGTTTCGGTGCTCTCGCTCACTGGGGGCTCAACTCCTTGGAT
This sequence is a window from Sanguibacter antarcticus. Protein-coding genes within it:
- a CDS encoding DUF349 domain-containing protein, with the protein product MSESTETTPDATTDIVEVSVDAQATPTPAAQVPPSPEAAPSPEGSSAEAEAESAPAPAPEEAAPAAPAPATPRPAPVPRPTPRPVPRPAAAPQQNASAPADRAAPAVAVIPDEIAQTKAARAFGRVDDDGTVYVTDSAGERVVGQFPGVTPDEAMSLYVRRFLDLQAKIALFEARLGTAELAPKEIDATLAKISDEIAEPAAVGDLDGLRTRVDAIREIAAARRAELDADRIAAKEVALAARTAIVEAAERLAGTEPAKIQWKPAGEELRVLLETWKTAQRSGPRLDRASEEALWKRFSHARTTFDRERRHFFAELEKQNSGAKASKTALVAEAERLSTSTEWGATAGAYRDLMEQWKAAGRANRKDDDMLWSRFRRAQDAFFAARDAANAATDAEYGENLVVKEALLVEAEALLPVTDLAQAKISLRALQERWETAGKVPRGDVQRVEGRMRAVETAIRDAEQAKWTRSNPETHARAEGAAAQLEAAISVLEADLEAARARDDARKTKEIEAALAARRSWLEQVVKAAADSRG